Proteins encoded in a region of the Podospora pseudopauciseta strain CBS 411.78 chromosome 6, whole genome shotgun sequence genome:
- a CDS encoding hypothetical protein (EggNog:ENOG503NXB0; COG:S): MAVSKPRPAHLHVSPLGTPSRDCSPDYLTMTRDRPATPDRASRSSFSSIRENESTLPQCFSKTKISSYLDPEAIDDLLSPPSPTGSTSSTDSQQLKMIQTQTHTHTHTQPHTQPPTKFLPPVTNPNSRLLGYWTPADSFRGWKEIQVKGKLASKSFGDLQILHQVFKDTPKPTKRGGANRPGDAPLERLPTEILTSIINLLALDVPPNGVSRRNVDLMSLLLTSRTLHIATLTTLYSKITIPHSRIFQKFLAHISEHSTLGTIVRRLDFCHFNPAQLFSTAAERSQARNLTSETLLRCLDLTPNLQEFLAQEYLDDDLNADVLRKLFLGLSRLQAVDFCGCTSTKFKEAFTSIVSPNWPPVLSIRRLSLHKCLTLPSVVLETILPRLNHLTHLDVAGTRITDAALAAIPVTARITHLNLAKCTLLSARGVIDFLTNHPAAKELEFLSLATDARSHQLFDAESLNELLPVLPRTLKSLSLKGSKMEPSHVELLRPLTKHLEELAIGRSLTLADVNRLFVPDENTDDDVQMQLDWVPHTLKYLDLSDFWGQELDLVYLFSSGCAILKNFSEPLEVIEVAEDVFKRVKKSAAAVERAGWKMSECGSRGWLVRQPLKDATTGKPIVRDDGRRSWKMGADSWGMRKIPVARSEVGGMYGSFMFGRKL, translated from the exons ATGGCGGTCTCCAAGCCGAGACCAGCCCATTTGCACGTCTCCCCCCTGGGAACACCTTCGAGGGACTGCTCCCCGGACTACTTAACCATGACCCGGGATCGGCCTGCCACCCCGGACCGGGCATCCCGCTCTTCTTTCTCGTCCATCCGGGAAAACGAAAGCACCTTACCCCAGTGCTTTTCCAAAACAAAGATTTCATCCTATCTCGACCCTGAGGCCATCGACGACTTgctctcccctcccagcccGACAGGATCGACTTCTAGCACCGATTCTCAGCAACTGAAGATGATCCAAACTCAGACTCACACCCACACTCACACTCAACCTCAcactcaaccccccaccaagTTCCTGCCGCCCGTCACGAACCCCAACAGCCGGCTCCTTGGATATTGGACTCCCGCCGATTCCTTCAGAGGCTGGAAGGAGATTCAGGTCAAGGGAAAACTTGCCAGTAAGAGCTTCGGAGACCTCCAGATCCTTCATCAAGTCTTCAAGGACACgcccaagcccaccaagcGTGGGGGTGCCAACAGACCCGGCGATGCTCCTCTCGAGAGACTCCCGACTGAGATTTTGA cctccatcatcaaccttcttgcccttgatgTCCCCCCCAATGGGGTCTCGAGGCGCAATGTCGATCTCATGTCGTTGTTGCTGACCTCGCGGACGCTTCACATCGCGACCTTAACCACTCTCTACAGCAAGATCACGATTCCCCACTCGCGAATTTTCCAAAAGTTCCTCGCCCACATTTCGGAGCACTCCACCCTGGGCACAATTGTGCGGCGGCTTGATTTTTGCCACTTCAACCCTGCGCAGCTCTTCTCCACAGCGGCCGAACGCTCGCAAGCGCGCAACCTTACCTCAGAGACCCTCCTCCGATGCCTCGacctcacccccaacctgCAAGAGTTTCTTGCGCAGGAATACCTCGACGATGATTTGAACGCCGATGTATTGCGGAAGCTCTTCCTTGGCTTGTCGAGGCTGCAGGCGGTCGATTTCTGCGGTTGCACGTCGACCAAGTTCAAGGAGGCTTTCACATCGATAGTGTCGCCCAACTGGCCACCTGTGCTTTCGATCCGTCGTCTCTCACTGCACAAGTGCCTCACCCTGCCCTCGGTCGTGCTCGAGACCATTCTCCCAAGGCTAAACCACCTTACGCACCTCGATGTTGCGGGTACGCGTATAACAGACGCTGCCCTTGCTGCGATCCCGGTGACTGCCCGCATTACACACCTCAATCTGGCCAAGTGCACGCTTTTGAGTGCCAGGGGCGTCATTGATTTCCTGACCAACCACCCTGCCGCCAAGGAGCTCGAGTTCTTGAGCTTGGCCACCGATGCCAGAAGCCACCAGCTTTTCGATGCCGAGAGCCTCAACGAATTGCTTCCTGTTCTTCCCAGGACCCTCAAGTCTCTCAGCTTAAAGGGCAGCAAAATGGAGCCCTCCCATGTTGAGCTTCTCCGGCCGCTGACCAAGCATCTCGAGGAGCTTGCCATAGGCCGCTCTCTCACTTTGGCGGACGTCAACCGCCTTTTCGTTCCTGACGAGAAcaccgatgatgatgtgcAGATGCAGCTGGACTGGGTCCCTCATACTCTCAAGTATTTGGACCTGTCTGACTTCTGGGGCCAGGAGCTCGATCTGGTCTATCTTTTTAGCAGCGGCTGCGCCATTCTCAAGAACTTTTCTGAGCCATTGGAAGTTATCGAGGTTGCCGAAGATGTGTTCAAGAGGGTGAAGAAGTCGGCCGCGGCGGTGGAGCGTGCTGGCTGGAAGATGTCAGAGTGTGGCAGCCGAGGATGGCTGGTGAGACAGCCGCTGAAGGACGCGACGACTGGCAAGCCTATTGTCAGGGACGATGGGCGTCGGTCGTGGAAGATGGGAGCTGATTCCTGGGGCATGAGAAAGATCCCAGTTGCGAGGTCCGAGGTTGGCGGAATGTATGGGAGCTTTATGTTTGGGCGCAAGCTTTGA